CTGGCGAATGAAACCGGCAAGGATCTCTATATATCCATTCCAGAAAACGTGGACGATACCTATATTCGCAATCTCGCCAAATTGATCCAATATGGGAGCATCGCGCAGACGATCAACGGGGTCACTACTTACCGACCCGCAAATCCGGGGGAGAAACCTGATTTCCCTCCCTTAAATTCGAATCTGCACGTTTATATCGAGTACTCGAATGAAGTTTGGAACAATGCCCCGCCTTACAGCCAGAGCCAGGAAAATCTGATTAATGCTAAGTCTGCGGTGGCGGCCTATCAGGCAAACCCGAACTCGACTTCCTTGCAAGCTCAGGTCGGCCAGGGCTTAAACTACGACAACGTGAATGATCCCTACGTCTGGGCTCGCCGCTATCAGGCGTATCGGACAGCCATCATGTCGCAGATATTTCGCAGCGTGGTCGGCGATTCCGGAATGGGAACGCGAGTGCGCGCCGTTTACATGGCGCAGTATGCCAACGAAAACAATACTTCCCAGGATGCATTGTTTTTCCTGCAAAATCTAAATCTCGCCATGCCCACGATCTTTGGTAGCTCGGCTAAACCGGTGAGTTATTATCTCTGGGGCATGGGCGCCGCCACGTATTTCCAGGCTAGCAATCAATTCGGTCTGACAAAACTGGTGGCTGATAGTGATTTTTCCAGCCCGAACGTCCCCACTAATTCCACGCAATGGAATCCCTCCGCACCCGGATGGAGTTTCATCGGACGTGCCGGAATCCAGGACCAGGCAGGCGCTCAAAGTGCGATTCTGTTGGGGAACGGCAAAAATACTGCTGTCAACTCAGGTACTAACCCGGCTGGCAGACTCCGCCTGACATTCACGATTCCCGCCAATCAGTCCTCCAATGTGTATGCGGTAACGTTCTCGGCAGCGAAAGTTCCCGGATCGGCTGCCAATGGCTTGGAAGTCTATCTTGATGCGAACAACCTGGCCTCGATCTCGGATAATTCCTCCCAGCGACTTACCAATAATGGTTTCTCTAATGGCTTGGCCAGCAGCATACAGCTAAGCGATAGTCTGACGACCTATTACAGTCTGACTTTCACCGGGGCGCCCGGGTCAACGCATACGATCGATTTCGTCGGGACCGCAGCCAACGGTCAGGCCCTAATCGATAATGTGCAGTTGCAAAGTGTCGATGCTCTTTTGACGGGAGCATCGCAGTCTCCTACCCCCTATCCCGATAATAACCCGGACTACGGGCAATCCTTCGCGGATTATCAGAGCCGTACGAATGCTGAATCGGATTGGGCGCGACTGTATGGTTTAAAGTTTGTCGGCTATGAAGGGGGCTGGGCTCTCGGCTCGGATCTGGGCGGCAAGTATGGTACCTACCCCCTGCTGGACTACGTGAAATTTAACATTACCAGCGCTGACCCGCAGTACAACAACGTCCGGTTGATGCAAGCCAAGGCGATCGATACATTTGCTAAAGCCGGCGGCACGCTGGAAATTTTCGGAACTTACACTCAGTGGCGCGGCAGCAACAACGCCATACCAGGGCAATCCACACAGCCATTGCCAAGTGCCTACGATATTGCCAATAACCACTTACCTCCCGCCGCAAGTGGCAATCCCGATGCGAGTACGACGATTTATGGTCCAAACAGCACCCTGAATTTGAGTAACGCGAATCTGACTTCCGCTGTGTATTACGGCAACTCCAATAACTCGACCTCCCAGCTGAACTCTCAACGCTCGAACCCGTATAACTTGTCGAGTAATTTTACCAGTCAGGACTGGGTGAACTGGAACGTCTTCGTGCCGACATCCGGTTTCTACAGGATCACGAGTTCGACTTCGGATCTGAATTCGGGTCAAGCTTCAATTTTCGTGGATGATCAAGCGATGACTTTCGACGGTGGCATAGGACAGGTGGCCGCAGCCGGTTCCGCGGCTACCGGAGTCGTGGCGTTAACCAAGGGCTTGCATACTATTCGCATTCAGGCGGTTTCCGGCCAATTCAATTTCAACAGTATCCAGGTGAGTAGTGTATTGAGTGCCTTCACGGGCAATCAACCTCGCTATTTAAGCGATATGACGCCGATAACCGCTTATAACAGTTGGGGACCGTACGAACGAGATATGAGTAATGGAGAAGCGGCCGCGAACGATGGCCAGATGATTAGCATTGCGGGTCAAACTTTTGCCAAGGGGTTGGGTGTGCATTCGGGGAGTTCCTTGACCTACGCGATTCCTGCGGACGTCACCCGTTTTCAGGCGAATATCGGAGTCGACGATGAAGTAGGCAATAAAGGCTCAGTCGTATTTCAGGTCTATCTCGATGGAAATTCAAATCCGGCTTACACTTCTTCGGTATTGCGCGGCTCCCAAGGTTCGGTTCCTATCAACATCAATGTCACCGGAGCACATACGCTGCGACTGGTAGTTACAGATGCTGGGGATGGTCCAGATTACGATCATGCCGATTGGGCTAATGCTCGCTTTACCTCCAACTGATCGGGAGAGACGCGGGGAATTTTCTGAAATTCAATCTTCAAGAGGAAGGCGTGGAATAAAATGACAACAGATTCCTGCATTCGATTTTTTGAGGAGTCGAAGGTGAATAATACAGCTTTATTTCGACGGGGAGTTGTCCTGCCGTTGAACGATCAGGCCGAAGAAAATCTCCGCTGCAACCACATCGACAAGTCCGCCGAAGTTCGATACCTGCCTATTCAATCCGAAGAGTTGTTTAACGATCTCTGCTCGCAAGGTTTATTCCATGAGATCAACCGTCGCTGCGGCTCTTTTATTACAGATAAGGAATCGGAATTGGTGGAAGCCGCACTCATTCCGAGTCTCTTAGTTTCCGTCGATTTTATTCTGCAAAAAGGCATTGTAGAAGAGGAGAATGTTAGCAATTTTCTAAAAGACTTGAGGTACTTGACTACTCAGGCATACGATCTCAATCGTCCTTTGATTTTTGTGCTGTAGCATTCGTCGCGATGATCTGCTTTTCGATACTTTTATGGAAAAGCGTTCGAAGATAATCGAGCGCTTTTTGCAAATTCAATTGTGCCTTTTCCGTCAATCCCTCTTCAAACTCAAATTCGTATCCGCGAAGCGTGAGCAAATAACTTCGCGGGGATGTGCCAAAGAATTTCTGGCAGATCGCCAGAAGTGTCTCCGGTCTCAGGATATGCGTAGAGAAGCTAGTCTCATCCTGAGGTAACACTACTGTCAGTCGAAACGGTTCATCCTCGGATATCGCGGCATCGATGAAGATCCAGAAATCGTAATCCTTCGCGGTCTGAGCATCTTCGAGATTCAAACAGTAGCAATCTTCAAGGAATACGTCGGGCAGATTCCACTCCCGAAGCTTGCGGATAGCCTCCGGACCCAAACCATCGTCCTGCCGACCCGGATTTCCGTAGCCGACGATCCACCCCTTTCCTCGGAAATCGGGTTCAATCATACGCGATATCGACGTGTGAGTTCCTGCCCATCGGGTCCTTCGAGAATCGCGACAAGCGGCATCTTCCCGATGGCATGCGTCGCACATGATAAACAAGGATCGTAGGCCCGTATCGCGACTTCGACGTGATTTAGTAACCCTTCGGTAATTTCCTGTCCGGAGAGATAATCCTCGGCCACCTTGGTTACCGAACGATTCAAAGCCTCGTTGTTGCTGGTTGTCGAGACAATCAAGTTCGCACTCTTCACCAGGTCGTCTTCACCCACCGTGTAGTGGTGGAATAACGTGCCTCGCGGGGCTTCGATCCATGCAATTCCCTCTTTTCGTCGGATACCCTTAGCTACCAATTCTCCCTGAAGTAAATCCGCATCGTTTAGGAACGTGTGAATTACTTCCAACGCATGGATCATGCAAATAATTCGCGCCCAATGATAAGCGAGCGTCGCATGAACCGGGTAACCCCAGCCGGCCTTCAAAAAGCGCTGTCTTTCCTGCTCGGCTAACGGGGTAGCAATATGTGAACAGCAATTGATCTGAGCCAGCGGTCCAACTCGATACCATCCCTCTTCTTTACCCAGCGATCTGATATGCGGGAACTTCATATAGCTCCAGGATCGAACTTCTTCCACTAGAACATCACAATATTGCTCCGGCTTCACTCCATCGAATATGATTTTGCCCTCTCGATCGATTGCCCGCAACCACCCATCATAAAGATCCATTGCCCCATCAGTTCCCACCAGGCTCATATAGCTGGAGGGAAAACTGCCGAATTCCGAGTGCCTTTTCCAATCTTCCCGGGCGATGGTCTGGCATAACTCCAGGGCTTCCTGCGTCCAGCCCAAAATTTGATCGACCTTTTGCCGGAGTTCATCTCTTCGCGACGCATCGAGTTGCTGATTGAAGCCGCCAGGGATGGCCGAGTTCGTGTGGATTTTGCGGCCACCGGTAGCCGCGATCACTTCCTGGCCAAAGCTTCGAATGAGGATCGCTCGCTTGGCCAACTCGGGATATCGCTGCGCCAGTCCAACGATATTTCGTTGAGCTGCCGGCGAATCAAAACCGAATAACAAATCCGGAGAGGCCAGGTGGAAGAAATGCAGAGCATTCGACTGGAGGATTTGACCATGATGCATCAGTCGGCGCATTTTATCTGCGCGGACCGGCACGCGATCTACCCCAATGACCTTATCCATTGCCTTGGCCGCGCAAAGATGATGGCTAACGGGACAGATACCGCACAGCCGTTGAATTACGACGGGAACTTCTCGGAACGGCCGACCCTGAATGAATTTTTCGAATCCTCGAAATTCGACGACGTGGAAGCGGGCCTGTTCTACCTGTCCTTTTTCATCCAGGCGAATGGTCACTTTGCCGTGCCCTTCCACTCGGGTTACGGGATCTATGATGATCTTGCGACGATGAGGTACGGAGTCCATGGCAATTATTCACTCGTATTTCAAAAGGCTCGGCGGCAACCTGGGTGAGCGGCCGGCCAGGAGTTCTGTCACAAAAAACCAAATCGCATCGGCGGAGGGAGGGCAGC
The genomic region above belongs to Telmatocola sphagniphila and contains:
- a CDS encoding NPCBM/NEW2 domain-containing protein, coding for MLRKLFTALRAHKKSKPYVVRKYNTRLRLEECESREVPAVGGGFAGGGIVGNYYANNQFAGTPSFQRTDVRLDFNWGNQSPGGSLSPNYAAVGANNSPYSVVWNGTLLPAFNETYNFYVNTDINDSFQIFIRAVNPSQLPSDYANWTPASSDAVSFKQTAVRGTETTWQGSYGPFVADGSKQYQIQIRFKESPGNAEFHLQWSSPSTPAEVIETANGIGVNVAQPHYYDQNYYFADAMKSSRWWWAPANNPYLNLDTSNGPSTYPVQTDSNGWPMTDAAIGIFDALSNADGVYDITFQGKAQVQISGYYYVGVDSVQLQIPTASGWTNLAYGNVKTAGQGYDPTTNTTHFRIVLSPKLDSIQTNLGLIFTSSQRTAASPTNTGITNLSVMRPQDNNPTTPYSSGTIFTSDYESSLSRYSVLRMMEGTNGNQSTSWDTRTQPTAFNQFGTVNLSYQPFGNGDPAERSEGRGMSWEYRIMLANETGKDLYISIPENVDDTYIRNLAKLIQYGSIAQTINGVTTYRPANPGEKPDFPPLNSNLHVYIEYSNEVWNNAPPYSQSQENLINAKSAVAAYQANPNSTSLQAQVGQGLNYDNVNDPYVWARRYQAYRTAIMSQIFRSVVGDSGMGTRVRAVYMAQYANENNTSQDALFFLQNLNLAMPTIFGSSAKPVSYYLWGMGAATYFQASNQFGLTKLVADSDFSSPNVPTNSTQWNPSAPGWSFIGRAGIQDQAGAQSAILLGNGKNTAVNSGTNPAGRLRLTFTIPANQSSNVYAVTFSAAKVPGSAANGLEVYLDANNLASISDNSSQRLTNNGFSNGLASSIQLSDSLTTYYSLTFTGAPGSTHTIDFVGTAANGQALIDNVQLQSVDALLTGASQSPTPYPDNNPDYGQSFADYQSRTNAESDWARLYGLKFVGYEGGWALGSDLGGKYGTYPLLDYVKFNITSADPQYNNVRLMQAKAIDTFAKAGGTLEIFGTYTQWRGSNNAIPGQSTQPLPSAYDIANNHLPPAASGNPDASTTIYGPNSTLNLSNANLTSAVYYGNSNNSTSQLNSQRSNPYNLSSNFTSQDWVNWNVFVPTSGFYRITSSTSDLNSGQASIFVDDQAMTFDGGIGQVAAAGSAATGVVALTKGLHTIRIQAVSGQFNFNSIQVSSVLSAFTGNQPRYLSDMTPITAYNSWGPYERDMSNGEAAANDGQMISIAGQTFAKGLGVHSGSSLTYAIPADVTRFQANIGVDDEVGNKGSVVFQVYLDGNSNPAYTSSVLRGSQGSVPININVTGAHTLRLVVTDAGDGPDYDHADWANARFTSN
- a CDS encoding hydrogenase maturation protease, with protein sequence MIEPDFRGKGWIVGYGNPGRQDDGLGPEAIRKLREWNLPDVFLEDCYCLNLEDAQTAKDYDFWIFIDAAISEDEPFRLTVVLPQDETSFSTHILRPETLLAICQKFFGTSPRSYLLTLRGYEFEFEEGLTEKAQLNLQKALDYLRTLFHKSIEKQIIATNATAQKSKDD
- a CDS encoding Ni/Fe hydrogenase subunit alpha, which produces MDSVPHRRKIIIDPVTRVEGHGKVTIRLDEKGQVEQARFHVVEFRGFEKFIQGRPFREVPVVIQRLCGICPVSHHLCAAKAMDKVIGVDRVPVRADKMRRLMHHGQILQSNALHFFHLASPDLLFGFDSPAAQRNIVGLAQRYPELAKRAILIRSFGQEVIAATGGRKIHTNSAIPGGFNQQLDASRRDELRQKVDQILGWTQEALELCQTIAREDWKRHSEFGSFPSSYMSLVGTDGAMDLYDGWLRAIDREGKIIFDGVKPEQYCDVLVEEVRSWSYMKFPHIRSLGKEEGWYRVGPLAQINCCSHIATPLAEQERQRFLKAGWGYPVHATLAYHWARIICMIHALEVIHTFLNDADLLQGELVAKGIRRKEGIAWIEAPRGTLFHHYTVGEDDLVKSANLIVSTTSNNEALNRSVTKVAEDYLSGQEITEGLLNHVEVAIRAYDPCLSCATHAIGKMPLVAILEGPDGQELTRRYRV